The sequence CTCGGCCGCACGTCTCGTCACGACCGTTACCGTAGCCCATCCGAACGAACACGAACAGTTACCGCCACCCGCCGATCGGCGCGGTGACAGTCGGAAGCCGGACACTTCCTTCGGGTGTCTTCGGTCGTTTCACGGAGGTTGTTAGTGGAGGTCCGCCGCCCGGTGTCGGGGGGAGGAGGCGTCGATGGTCCGGCGTGCGACGCGGTGATGACGATCATTGCCTAGTGATGTCGGAGTGTGACGGTCCGTGCTGGATCGGGATATCAGGGCAGCCCCCTAGGAAGCCTGCCGGGAGTGGCTCCGGCCCAGCTCCGGCCATGCCGGACCGGGGCGGCTCCGGTCCCGCCGAACATCGGAGACGCGCCGAGGCGACCCCGAGTTGGCAGTCAAACACCGGCTCGGCTAAAGTTCTCATCCGTCACCCGGGAACGTCCGGGGGCGTGCGGACGTAGCGCAGCTGGTAGCGCATCACCTTGCCAAGGTGAGGGTCGCGGGTTCGAATCCCGTCGTCCGCTCGGAGCTGCCGCCACGCATGACGGGGGCAACCTCGGTGGGGTGGCCGAGAGGCGAGGCAACGGCCTGCAAAGCCGTGTACGCGGGTTCAAATCCCGTCCCCACCTCGGCAACAAGCACGGGCGATTGGCGCAGTGGGAGCGCGCTTCCTTGACACGGAAGAGGTCACTGGTTCAAACCCAGTATCGCCCACCAGAGGAGAACGGCTCGTTACCGGAAGACCCGGTGACGAGCCGTTTCGCTTGTGGTGAGACGGTCGTCAGTCGACGCTGAGTCGGTAGCCGATACCTCGGACGGTGTGCACGCGCAGGGTGTCGTCGACGGCATGCAGTTTGCGACGTAACCGCTTCACGGCCGAGTGCAGGATCGACGTGTCGCCGAGGAACGCGCATCCCCAGACCGATTCGAAGAGCCTCTGGTACGTCCAGACGCCGACCGGTGCGGTGGCGAGCTGGGTGAGCAGGTTGCGCTCGAGTCGGGTCAGGGCCAGCGGTTCTCCGCGCCACGTCACCCGGTGGTCGAGGGGGTCGATGGTGAGGTCACCGAGGTTGATCTGGCCGGCGACGCCGACGGCGGGAGCGGCTGCGATCGGAGCGGGGGCGGAGGCGGCGGCGGAGGGGAGTCGCGCCGGCCCGCTGATGACCGGTCCGCCGATCATCGCCTGCAACTCCGCGAGGTCGGTGCAGATCACCAGGGTGCCGAGGCCGTCCAGGCGCCGGACCATCCGCTCGCGCACCGACACGTCAGCTGTCACGCAGAACACGAGGGACACATCGTCGATCACTGTCGCACCTCCCCGGGAGCCAGTAAAAGACAACGCTGTCTGAACCCCGTAGTCAATGGTTTCCGTCGGGTGGTCACCCGTGATCCAGTCTGGTTGCCGGGCAGCCTCGCGATCGCCTTCAGAAGGTCAACAGGCGGAACTCGCCCACCGGCCGGAAGCCGAGGCCGCGGTAGACCGACTCGCCGACGGCCGACGAGGTGAGGGCGGCGGTGCGGGCACCCCGTTCGCCAGCCAGTTCGACGGCGGCCCTGGTCATGGCCGCGCCGATGCCCCTGCGTCGCTGCTCCGGCTGCGTGCCGACGAAGTAGAGGGTGACCAGACCGTGGCTGATCCAGGCGACGGCCGTTGCGACGATCCGGCCGTCGTCGAGGCGACCGGCCAGCCGGAGCACACTGCCGTCGCCGGTGAACGCCTTCTCCCGTTCGATCGTCGCCGCGACGCCGTCCGCCGGAATTCCGGACACTCGGGCATACGCCGGGACGAACGTGGCGAGGTCGGCGGTCTCGGCGATCCGTACGCCGGCGGGAGTCGGCGCATCGGACACCTCCCCGACCCCCACGGTCATGATCGGCATCCGGGCGACCTGTAGCGCACCGAGCGAGACCAGGCCGTCCGCGGTGCCGGCGTCACTGTCCGGGCCAACCCACCAGATTCGGGGTACGCCGTGCAGGCGCTTTCGGGCCTCGGCGAGCGCGTCCTGCGGTGTGCGCCCGGCGACCCGCAGCACGCCGTTGAGGGGTGCGTGCGGCACCTCACTGCGGTAGGTCGGGAGGTCCGGGCCCCCGGCGACGCCGATGTTCCAACCGAGCAGGTACGCCCGGTGCGCGGCCAGCACCGTGTCGAGAGGCTCCATGATCTGGATCGTAACGCGGCGGCCGGCAACCCCTTCGGCCAGCGGAAACAGCTCGATTCGACGGCTGTGACCGGCGGTACTTTGTCGATCGTTCCAGATAGCGGGTAGCGTTCAGCCATGGCCCGCACTCGTGAGTTCGACCTCGACGCCGCGGTCAACGCTGCCATGGACGTGTTCCGTCGCAAGGGGTACGAGGGCACCTCCATGCGGGACCTCTCCGAGGCGACCGGCCTGGGCAGCGGCTCGCTCTACGCCGCGTTCGGCAGCAAGGACGGCCTCTACCTGGCGGTGCTCGACCTGTACCGACAGCGCTACGCCACACCGATGGTCGACCTGCTGCGCTCGGGCAACGACGCGCGAGAGGTCATCCGTGAGGTGTTCATCGGCACCGTGGACGACATCACCGGAGACGGCCGGCACCTCGCCTGCCTGATCGTCGGAGCGTCGATGGAACGGGCGCACCAGGATGTGCGGGTCGCCGAGCGGCTCCGCTCGACCACCCAGTCCCTGGAGTTGGCGCTCTACGACCTGCTCGCCGAGGCGCAGTTGCGCGGTCAGGTCACCACCGACCGTAGTGCCACCGACCTGGCCGGCTTCCTGGTGACCAGTCTCCAGGGTCTGCGGGTGATGGGTGCCATCAACCCGGACCGGGCAGCGCTGACGCGTTACGCGGAAGTCGCGCTCACCTGCCTGGACTGACCGCCGGACACGGTGGTCGGCCGGTCACCCGAATGAGGAGTCGAGCATGAGAGCGGTTGGACTGCTGCGCTACGGCGGGCCCGAGGTGCTGCGGGTGGTCGACCTTCCGACGCCGCACGCCGGCCCTGGTGAGGTCCGCATCCGGGTACGCGCCGCGGCGGTCAACCCCGCGGACACGCTGATCCGGGCCGGCATGACGCCGGTGCGACTGCGCGGCGGCGACCCGCTGCTGCCCGGTCAGGACATCGCCGGCACCATCGACGAGGTGGGTTCCGGGACCAGTGGTGCTCTCGCCCCGGGTGACCCGGTGATGGCCATGATCAATCCGACCCGGGCGGCCGGCGGCGGGTACGCCGAGTGGGTAGTGCTCCCGGAGACCTGGGTGGCGCCCGCGCCGGCGGGCGTGTCACCCGCCGAGGCGGCCACCCTGCCGTTGAACGGGTTGACCGCCCTGCACGCCCTGGACCAGTTGCGGCTGCCACCGGGCAGCACCCTCGCGGTGACCGGAGCGGCCGGCGCCGTCGGCGGGTACGCGGTACAGCTCGCCAAGGCCGCCGGGCACCGGGTGTTGGCCGACGCGGCGCCCGACGACATCGAACTGGTCAATGCGCTCGGCGCCGACGTGACGGTGACCCGAGGTCCCGATGTCGCCGACCGCTTCCGGGAGCACGCCCCGGACGGGGTGGACGCCGCTGTCGACGCCGCGTTGCTCGGCGGGGCGTTGCTGCCGGCGGTGCGCGCAGGTGGTGCCGTCGCGCTGCTGCGCGGCGGGCCGGATCCGGTGCTGCGGGCGCAGGCCGACCAGCGGAGGATCGACATGGTGTCCGCGTACGTGCACGAGTACGACGGCCGCCGTGACAAACTCGACCTGCTTCGGCGGCTTGCCGAGGAGGGTGCGCTGACCCTGCGGGTCGCCGGCCGGTTCCCGCCGGAGGAGGCGGCCCGGGCGCATCAGCTCCTGGAGGCCGGAGGGGTGCGCGGCCGGTTGGTCATCGAGTTCTGATTCCGCCGCCGGCACCACCGGGGCATGCTGGCCCACTCGCCGGCCGCGACGCCTACCCGCTGGCGGAGAGCAGCGCCTCGGCGAGGTCGGTGCGGGCGCTGAGCAGCGTCCGGCCCCTTCGGTGGGTCACCACCAGACCGGCCGCGCGGAGTGCGGTGAGGTGTTGGGAGACCCCGCCGGGTGACATCTCGCTACGGCGGGCCAACTCGGTGGTGCTGACCGGCGAGGTCAGCTCGGCGAGCAGCCGTGCCCGCCCCCGACCGATCACGGCGGCCAACGCTTCCGGCACGCCGTTCGGACGCTCCCAGACGGCGCCGAGCCCGCGGGCGGGATAGGCGAGTTGTGGCGCGTCCCCGGCGGACACGCTCAGCACCGACGGCCAGACGAAGACGGACGGAACCAGCACCAGGCCCGGGCCGTCCGTGACGTCCGGGGCCAGGCAGTGCCGCTGGGCGACGAGCAGGGTGTCATCCTCCCACCGCACCTGCCGATGCAGGTCGTTGAGGAGCACCGCGGCGCCGTCCTCGGCGAGGATGCGGGCGCGGGCAGTGACGTCCGCGTCGAGCAGCAGCCGCAGCCGGGGCCAGTGCGGGGCCAGGGCGATCCGCCAGTACGCCTCGATCTCTTCGGAAAGCCGGCGCAGCCCGGCCGGCGGGTCGGCGTACAGGGCGGCGAGCGCTGGAGTGCGCTCACCCGGGTACAGGTCCAGGTGCGCGCGCACGGTGGCGGCCGGGGTGGCGCGCAGGGCGGCGAGTTCGGCGGCCAGATCCGGGATGAGGCCGGTGTGTGGCGGGGTGAGGAAGTCGGCCAGGTAGCCGGGCGGGGCCGGAACGAGCTGCCAGAGCAGCCCGCCGTTCGGGCCGACCAACCCGGCGTCCAGCAGCGGTGGACGGACCCGGCGTACCCAGGGCAGATGGACGGCATGGTCGCCGGGGTCGCGCAGCACACGGACGCTCGCGACCACCTCCCACAGGCAGGAGACGGCGAACCGGACGCGGGCGACAGCGCCCGCCGACAGGCTGATGGCGACCACGGCACCCCCGGTGGATTTAGCTGGGACTGAAACATTATCGCCAGGCTCGGGGTCACCCGAGACTTGCCGGGTGAGCGAACACCACACCCGAGCTGAACTGTTCCGATCCCTGCACACCGCCGGGTCGCCGCTGGTCCTGGTCAACGCCTGGGATGCCGCGAGCGCCCGCATCGTGGCGGCGGCCGGCGTCCGCGCGGTGGCCACCACAAGCGCTGGCGTCGCCTGGAGCCTGGGGGCGTCCGACGGCGACGTCCTCGGTCGCGACGTAGCCGTCGAGCTGATCGGCCGGATCACCGCCGCCGTGTCGCTGCCGGTCACCGCGGACATCGAGTCGGGGTACGGGGCGACACCGGCGGAGGTGGGCGTGACCGCCCGAGCGGTGATCGACGCGGGCGCCGTCGGAGTGAACGTCGAGGACGCCCGACGGGGGGCCGGCCCGCCGCTGCGCGACGTGCCCGACCAGTGCGCCCGGATCGGCGCAGTGCGGGGCGCGGCCGACGCGGCGGGCGTGGCACTCTTCGTCAACGCCCGGATCGACACGTTTCTCAGTGGTGCCGGGGATGTAGACGAGACCGTGGCCCGGGCTCGCGCCTATCTCGCCGCTGGCGCAGACGGCATCTTCGTGCCGGGGGTGGTCGACCCGGTGACCATCCGGGTGTTGGTGCAGGCGGTGCCGGCGCCGCTGAACGTGCTGGCCGGGCCGGGTGCGCCGACGGTGGACGAGTTGGCCCGGCTGGGGGTGGCCCGGGTGAGCCTCGGCTCCTCGGTGGCCGAGGCCGCGTACGCGGTTGCCCGCCGCGCGGCCGACGAGGCGCTCGGCGCGGGTACGTACGGCGCGCTGGCGGACGCCCTCGACTACGGCACGCTCAATGAGCTGATGCGGTGAGCGGTGCGGGCTGCGGGTGAGACGGGTCGGCCGCCTCGCCGAAGGCGGCCGACCCGGAATCACGTTGATCTGGCGGCTCCGCCAGCGATGGAAGTGGTCGTGTCACAGCGGAGGCGCGATGTCCCGCCGCTCCTCGACCTGCCGGTACTCCACCGGCTGCTCGGTGGTCGTGACCACCTGGCGGCGGCGACCCCAGATCAGCGTGGTCATGATCAGGCCGAGGACGCCGGCGCCCATCAGGATCCAGCCGACCACGTCGAGGTTGATGCCGCCGACGCTCGCGTCCAGTGCGAAGGTGAGGATCGCGCCGAGCGCGATCAGGAAGATGCTGGTGCCGATACCCACGACAGCCTCCTTAAGGGGGTGTGGTGCGCTGTCGGACCCTTCAGTACCCCGGCCGGGACCAGCGCAACCACGACCGACGAGGGCGCCGTGCCAAGCGATCTTGGCGTCGGGTAGAGTTCACCTGTCGCCGGCGCTTGCCGGGGACGTGCGGACGTAGCGCAGCTGGTAGCGCATCACCTTGCCAAGGTGAGGGTCGCGGGTTCGAATCCCGTCGTCCGCTCGCGATGCGCCCCACGGGGCCGCCACGGGCGATTGGCGCAGTGGGAGCGCGCTTCCTTGACACGGAAGAGGTCACTGGTTCAAACCCAGTATCGCCCACCATCTATGCAAGTTGATCGGCTGGCCCGTTACCGGATATCCGGTAACGGGCCTCGGCTTTTCTGCTTCGGCGTCCGAGGCGATGCGGTCGAGCGCCACCTGGCCATCGGGCCCGTCACTCGCCGGCGCGGAGTACCTCGCTCAGCCGGTCGCGTCGCCGCAGCGCCGACTCGACAGGTACGACGGTGGCGGCCGCCGCCAGCAGCGCCACGCTCGCCAGGCCCAGCAGCCACCACGGCAGGACCGTCGCCGGGTCGTCGCCCTGGCCGGTGAGCAGCCGCAGGTCGAGCGGGCCGAGCGTCAGGCGCGCGAGCAGGGCCCCGAGTAGCGGGCCGCACACCGCGGCGACCACGACCGGCGGCAGCAGCTCTCCGGCAGCGACCCAGCGGACGTCGCGTGGTCGCAGGCCGAGGGTCCGCAGCCGGGTCAGGGTCTGCCACCGCTCCGACGCACCGGCGGCTGCGGCGAGCGTGAGGCCGAGCACTCCCAGCGCCAGCAGCACCGCGGCGGCCGTCCACGCCAGTCGTAGTAGCCCTTCGGTCAGCGGAGCCACTCGCTGCGCCCGCAGGGCGTCCGCGCGCAGCACGACGTCGGCGGCGACGCCGGTGTTCGACACGGCCCGCGCCGCGCCGGGACCGGTCACCCAGACGGTGTTCGGAACGGCGGGCAGCCCGGCCTCGGCGAGGGCTGCGGTGTCCACTATGACGACGTCGTTGGCGCCGCCGACGGAGGGAGCGGTACCGACCGCGGCGAGACGGATCGCCGGGGCGCCGTCCCGGGGTAGTTGCAGCCGCGTGCCGGTCCGCAGAGCACCGTCGCTTGATCGGACCAACGCTGGGATGTCCCCGGGGCCGGGACCGGGTGCCGTGAGCCGGGCCAGCGCCGGTGCGTCGGGCAGCGGAGTGCTGGCCAGCAGGCGCTGGAAGGCGGCGGTGTCCACGATGACCAGCCGTGGGGTGAGCAGTGTCGACTCGGTGAAGACGCGTGCCGAGTCGGTGACCTGCGCGACGACGACCTGCTCCACCCCCGGTGCGGCGGCGACGCGTTCGGCGAGTGCGGGCGTGGCGGCGTCGGCGCCGACGTCGAGGCGGGCGTCGGCGCCGACGGTGCTCCACGCGCCGTCGGCCAGGCCCCGGGTGACTGTGGTGCCGAGGATGAGCGCGAACGACGCGAGCGCCGTGGTGCTGACCAGAACCAGCAGCGGCAGCGCGCGCCCGGCCTTTGTGGCCGCCTGGGCGGCACTGAACACGGCCAGCGGGCGGCGCGAGCGCAGGGCCCGTCGGAGCGCGAACCGTGCCCCGAGGGGTAGTAGCCGGAGCAGGACGAGCGAGCCGACGAGCGCGCCCAGAGTGAGGGCGCTGATCGGCAGGATCAGGTCTCCGGTCAGCTCACCGGTGTCGCCGTCGGAGGCGACGGGCAGGAGCCTGCGCTGGTGCAGTGTGACGAAGGCGGCGACCGCGGCGATCAGGACAGCGGCCTCCACGGCGGCGCGGCGCAACTGGCCGGTGGCCCGGATCCAGCGCCGAGCGGCCGGGTTGGCGGGTTGGCGCCGGTCGCGGCTGGCGCGGGCGGCGGTGAGGGTGCCGAACGTCGGCCCGGCGACGGCACCGGCCAGGACCACGGGAACGGCCCAGGTCCAGGAGACGCCCGGTGCGGCCGCGCGGGCGAGCGCGAGCCCGACGGCGGCGGCCGACAGGGACACCACTGTGGACTCGATGATCAGTTCCGCGCCGAGGTCGGGTAGCGCCGCCCCACGCTGCCGGGCGGCGCTCAGCACCGGGGTACGGCGGCGGACCAGCAGGTCGGCGGCGAGCAGCAGGACCAGTACCGTGGCGGTCAGCACCCCGGCGAGCAGGACGGCGGCCTGTGCGGAAGCGGCGCTGTTCCGGGTACGGGCGTCGCGCAGGGCGGTGTCGAGTTGCGACTCCCACAGCAGGGACTGTTCGCGGTCGCCTGATGAGCCGGAAGCCGCCTTGAGCTTGACCACCTGGCTGGCGAGCGCCGCGGTGGCGTCCCAGGTGAGCGCCTCGGGAACGGGTGCGAAGTGGACGGTGCGCCGCAGTTGGTCCTCGTCGACGGCGAGCCGGGCGTCCGGTAACGACTCGCGCGACAGCAGGCCGGCGAACCGGGTGGTCCCCACGCCGTCGGCGCCGGGTACGGGGCGCAGTAGCGCCGGGGCGAGTCGCCACGCTGGGTCGGCGCTGTCCGCGGGTCGGTAGATCCCGCTGATCCGGACGTCCTTGTCGCGACCCTGGCCGTCGCTGACCGGGATGCGGTCGCCGGGGCCGAGGTCGAGTGCTGTGGCGTCCTCCTCGGACAGGCCGACCTGCACCGGCCAGGGCGGTCCGTCGTAGGGGGTCTCGACGTACTCGTCGGAGACGGCGGGGCCGGGCCGGCTGCCGGCGATCCAGGTCACGTCCGGGCCGCCGAGGTCACCGGCCAGGTAGGTGAACTGGAAGGTACGCGGCACGCTGCCGCCGGTGATGCTGAGGATCGGGCCGTTGACGGCGGCGACGGGCGGGAGCAGCGCGGCGTCCAGGTCGGGCCCGAGCGCGTCGGTCGCCCGGGCGCGGAAGTCGTCTATGGCCTCGGCGAGGCCGGGCATCCGCACCCGCCCGCCGGTCGGCCCGTCGTCGCGTTCCCAGTTGGCATGGACGAGGACGTTCGCGTCGGTGCCAGCGCGGCGGACCGTGTCCTGGACGGCGTCGTCGGCGGCGGCGCGGAGCAGCGCCGGCACGGCCCCGGCGAGCAGCGTGACGGCCGCGATGACGGCGGCGGTGAGCAGCAGCGGCCCCGCGTCGGTACGGCCTCGGCCGCGGATGCTGGGCCAGTGCGGCGCCGGCCACCGGCGGGTCAGCCACCTGTTCACGGCGACACCCGCAGGTGCGCGGCGTCGGCCCGGCGGACCTGGACGGTGACCACGACGGCGACCGCCAGCATGCATCCGGCCAGCAGGACGGCGAGCAGTGCGGCCTCGGCTGGCCACGGCCAGTGTGGCTGGGGGGCCGGAACGGGCGCGGCGCCGGTGTCGGAGCGCACGAGCAGGGGAGCGACGACGCGGGTGGCGAGCGTGCCGACGGCCGCGCCCGCCGCGAGCAGGGGCAGCAGAACGCCGGCGTGCTGGCCGAGCAGCACGGCCCGGATGCCGCGTCGGGACATCCCCAGGCCGCGCAGCCGCGTCACCTCGACGGCCCGGACCTGTAGATCACCGGTGACGTGCAGGACGACGCCGGCGAGCAGCAGCAGGGCCGCGGCCGGGACGATGAGCCGGAGCGCGGCCGGCACCCCGGCACTCAGCGGGCCGCCGGTGAGGCGGGCGGTCTCCGCCTCGCGGGTCGCGACGGTGCCCAGGTGCAGGGCGGTGGCCCGCTCGGCGGCACCGGGACCGGCTGGGTGGCCGACCCACCAGGCGTCGACCGGGAACGTCAGGTCGCCGATGACGGCGCGTGCCCGGGACAGCGCGTCCAGGTCGGCCAGGACGGCGACGGCGCCCGGGGCGGACGGTACGGTCGGGACGACCTCGGCGACGACGACCGGGACGGGCGTGGTGCCGACCGTGACGCTGAGCTGGCTGCCGCTCTGGGCGCCGACCTCGCTGGCGAAGCGGGCGGAGACGGCGACGGGCACCGGGCCCGGGTCCGGGAAAGCGGTGGCGACGAGGGTCCGGGCGGCGTCGTCGGCGCCGCCGAGGTCGACGGTCGCGGCCATCCGCAGCGCGGTTCCCGTCGGCGTGGCGGACGCCGTGACGGTCAGGTCGTTCACCTTGCTCGGGACCGGCGGCGCGGACGTGGCGGTCCAATCCGATCCGTGGGTGGGCCTCTCCGCCGACCCGGCGGACGGCACGGTGAGTGTGACGGCTACGGCGACGGGTCGGCCGACCGCGTCGGAGGTGATCGGCAGGGCGACCGCGACGAGGCGCTGCCCGTCAGCCGTCGCGCAGGCGGGCAGCCGAAAGTCCTGACCGTCGAGCGGTACGGCGGGACCGGTGCAGGACGTCCGGAGACCGGTGGTGTCCTGCAGCAGCAGCCGGGGCGTCACGGCGAGCGGGGTGTCACCGGCGGCTGTCCCGCTCAGGACGAGCGGGGCCCCGGTCGGAACGGCGAGGCCGGTGACCCGGGTGCGTGGCGCCAGCGTGGTGCCCACGTCCGCCCATCCGCGGTCGCCGTCCAGCCGCCCGCGCAGCAGCGCGTCGGCGCGGGTGGTGTCGACGGCTACCAGGCGCGGCGCATCGCCGGCGCCGCCGAGCCACTGACCGACGGCGGTACCACGGTCGAGGACCGGACTCACGGCCCCCGCGGTGGCCGCGCCGACGAGCGCGCCCTCTCCGGGCACCGGCGCCGTGCTGAGGGTGAGTGCCAGGTCGGTGCCGACGGAGAGCGCGGCCTGGTCGCGTTGCGACTGGTGCCACGTGTTGTCGAAGGCGAGGCCGAAGGTTCCGGCCGCGCAGGCCAGTCCGACGAGCAGCCCGGCGGCGACCGCCTGTGGCCGGCGGGCGGTCTCGGAGACCGCCAGCGGAAGGACCAGCCCGCGGGCGCGGTACGCCAGCCGGTCCGCGCCGCGAAGGGCCGGCAGTACCACCCGGAGAGCCAGGGCGGCGCCCGCGGTGAGCAGCAGCGCCGGCGCGAGCACCCGGACCGTGTCGGCGCGTGGGCTGGCGGTGGAGGGCTGCGCGTACAGCTGCCACCAGCCGGCGGCGGCGAACACCGCGAGCATCAAGTCGGCGCCGGATCGGGCCAGCAGTTCGCGGCGGGTGCGCTGGTCGCCGGCGACCGGGACGGGCCGGATCGCCAGGACGGTGAGGACAGCGGCGAGCACCAGCGCGCCGCCGGTGACCGCGAGGACCTGGGCACCGGCGATGGCCGGCCGGACGGTCAGGCCGGCGTCGTCCATCGGCGGCAGGTGGGTCAAGCCGGCGTGCACAGCCGACGAGGCCGGTATCGCGAGCGCGGCGGCGACGGCGGCGACGAGCCCGGCCTCGAGTGCCGCGGTGGCGGCGAGTTGGCGACGGCTGGTGCCCAGGGCGGACCGCAGGGCGGTCTCGTCGGCGCGTATGCCAGTGGTCAGCCGGCCGGCGAGGACGAGTGCCGTCGCGGCCAGGACACCGCCGAGGACGGCGACGGCGAGCACGACGGCGGCGGTGACCTGCCGTTGATCGTCGGCGGACCGCAGGGTCAGCGGCAGGTCGGAGGAGACACGTGCGAGCCCGACACGGTCGCCGAGGGTGCCGGCCAGCCGGCGGTCGGCGGTGCGGATGGCCCCGGCCACGGTCTCCAGGTCGTGGCGGTTGGGCTGGGACAGGTCCGGATGGGCGGTGACCTCCATCCGGTCGACTGTGGCACCGGTGGTGACCAGGTCGGCGAGGTCGACGAGGAACGGGCCGTAGGCGTTGACCGGCTGCATGAAGCGGCCGTCCCGGTAGCCGGTGGCGGAGCCGGCCGCGGCGAGCGGGTCGCGGTCCCAGCCGCGTCCCGGCAGGGGGCGTACGACACCGACGACTGTCACGTCGATGGCCGGGACGGGCGCGTGGGCCAGTTCGGCGCCGAGGCGCACCCGGCGACCGGGGGCGAGGCCGAGCAGTTGTGCGGTGGATTCCAGCAGCACCGCGTCGCCAGGGTGCTGTGGCCAGCGCCCGGTGACCAACTCGCCGCGGGTGGGCAGGTCGTCCAGCCCCGACAGGTACGCCTGGGCCGGGACGGTGGTGCCCTTGGCGAGCCCGGGCGGCAGCGCCCGCAGCACCGTGGACGCCCGTGCGGTCGTGGTCGCCGGGAACGGTGTGAGCGCGGAGGCCACCACGGTGCGGGTGTCGGCGGCGACGGACGGCGTGTGCTGGCCCTCGACGGCGCCGGTGTAGACGGTCACGTCGACGGCGGCGGGGGCGGCGCGGGACATGGCGACCTCCAGCGCCCGCTCGGCGGTGCGGGTGACCAGCAGGGTGCAGGTACCCAGCACTGTCGCGCCGATCGTGACGACCCCGAGGAGGGCTGCCAGCAACGGCCACTGCGCGCGGGCGCGCCGGCTGACCAGCCTCATCGTCGCGTCACCCGGCGTCCGGCACGGGTGCGTACGGCTGCTCGGCCGCCTGCTCGTCGAGGTGCCCGTCGTGGATGCGGATCACCCGGTCGGCCAGGGCCATCATCACCGCGTCGTGCGTCGACACGAGGACGGTGACGCCTTCGGATTCCACTATCCCGCGCAGCAGGGCCATCACCGACAGGCCTGTCTCGGCGTCCAGTTGCCCGGTGGGCTCGTCGGCGAGCAGAAGCTGGGGCGAGGCGGCCAGCGCGCGGGCGATCGCCACCCGCTGCTGCTGGCCGCCGGACAGCTCGGCCGGCCGCTGCCGGGCGTGGTCGGCCAGGCCGATCAGCTCCAGCAGCAACTCGACCCGCCGCTCGCGCTCGGCCGGGGCGACGCGGGCCATCCGCAGCGGGGCCGCAACGTTCTCGGCGGCCGACAGCACCGGGATCAACCCGAAGCTCTGGAAGACGTACGACACCTTCTCGCGCCGCAGCCGGGACAGGCCGTCCTCGTCGAGCGCTGTGACGTCGGTGCGGTCGACGTGCACGGTGCCGGCGTCCGGGCGGTCCAGGCCGCCGATGACGTTGAGCAGGGTGGTCTTGCCCGAACCGGACCGGCCGACGAGCGCCACCATCGAACCGGCGGCCACGTCGAACGACACGCCGTTCAGGGCGTGGACGACTGTCGGCCCGGTGCGGAAGCGCCGGTGTACACCGCGCACGCTCAGCAGCGGCTCGTTGCTCATTCGCCGCTTCCCGAGTCGGGGTGGATCGTGATGTGGTCGGGTTCCAGGGCCAGCCGGACCCGTCGGGTCAGCGCCAGCGCCTGGCGGAACTCGCGGGGCACCTGGACCCGCCCGGCCCGGTCCATCACCGCGTACTCCTCGGCGGTCATGTGCGTG comes from Micromonospora vinacea and encodes:
- a CDS encoding winged helix-turn-helix domain-containing protein, whose protein sequence is MIDDVSLVFCVTADVSVRERMVRRLDGLGTLVICTDLAELQAMIGGPVISGPARLPSAAASAPAPIAAAPAVGVAGQINLGDLTIDPLDHRVTWRGEPLALTRLERNLLTQLATAPVGVWTYQRLFESVWGCAFLGDTSILHSAVKRLRRKLHAVDDTLRVHTVRGIGYRLSVD
- a CDS encoding GNAT family N-acetyltransferase; translation: MEPLDTVLAAHRAYLLGWNIGVAGGPDLPTYRSEVPHAPLNGVLRVAGRTPQDALAEARKRLHGVPRIWWVGPDSDAGTADGLVSLGALQVARMPIMTVGVGEVSDAPTPAGVRIAETADLATFVPAYARVSGIPADGVAATIEREKAFTGDGSVLRLAGRLDDGRIVATAVAWISHGLVTLYFVGTQPEQRRRGIGAAMTRAAVELAGERGARTAALTSSAVGESVYRGLGFRPVGEFRLLTF
- a CDS encoding TetR/AcrR family transcriptional regulator, yielding MARTREFDLDAAVNAAMDVFRRKGYEGTSMRDLSEATGLGSGSLYAAFGSKDGLYLAVLDLYRQRYATPMVDLLRSGNDAREVIREVFIGTVDDITGDGRHLACLIVGASMERAHQDVRVAERLRSTTQSLELALYDLLAEAQLRGQVTTDRSATDLAGFLVTSLQGLRVMGAINPDRAALTRYAEVALTCLD
- a CDS encoding NADP-dependent oxidoreductase, whose translation is MRAVGLLRYGGPEVLRVVDLPTPHAGPGEVRIRVRAAAVNPADTLIRAGMTPVRLRGGDPLLPGQDIAGTIDEVGSGTSGALAPGDPVMAMINPTRAAGGGYAEWVVLPETWVAPAPAGVSPAEAATLPLNGLTALHALDQLRLPPGSTLAVTGAAGAVGGYAVQLAKAAGHRVLADAAPDDIELVNALGADVTVTRGPDVADRFREHAPDGVDAAVDAALLGGALLPAVRAGGAVALLRGGPDPVLRAQADQRRIDMVSAYVHEYDGRRDKLDLLRRLAEEGALTLRVAGRFPPEEAARAHQLLEAGGVRGRLVIEF
- a CDS encoding ArsR/SmtB family transcription factor; the protein is MVAISLSAGAVARVRFAVSCLWEVVASVRVLRDPGDHAVHLPWVRRVRPPLLDAGLVGPNGGLLWQLVPAPPGYLADFLTPPHTGLIPDLAAELAALRATPAATVRAHLDLYPGERTPALAALYADPPAGLRRLSEEIEAYWRIALAPHWPRLRLLLDADVTARARILAEDGAAVLLNDLHRQVRWEDDTLLVAQRHCLAPDVTDGPGLVLVPSVFVWPSVLSVSAGDAPQLAYPARGLGAVWERPNGVPEALAAVIGRGRARLLAELTSPVSTTELARRSEMSPGGVSQHLTALRAAGLVVTHRRGRTLLSARTDLAEALLSASG
- a CDS encoding isocitrate lyase/PEP mutase family protein yields the protein MSEHHTRAELFRSLHTAGSPLVLVNAWDAASARIVAAAGVRAVATTSAGVAWSLGASDGDVLGRDVAVELIGRITAAVSLPVTADIESGYGATPAEVGVTARAVIDAGAVGVNVEDARRGAGPPLRDVPDQCARIGAVRGAADAAGVALFVNARIDTFLSGAGDVDETVARARAYLAAGADGIFVPGVVDPVTIRVLVQAVPAPLNVLAGPGAPTVDELARLGVARVSLGSSVAEAAYAVARRAADEALGAGTYGALADALDYGTLNELMR
- a CDS encoding DUF6458 family protein; the encoded protein is MGIGTSIFLIALGAILTFALDASVGGINLDVVGWILMGAGVLGLIMTTLIWGRRRQVVTTTEQPVEYRQVEERRDIAPPL